A genomic window from Nosocomiicoccus massiliensis includes:
- a CDS encoding acetyl-CoA carboxylase carboxyltransferase subunit alpha, whose amino-acid sequence MSETRRDTVQDLKDRIEELKGYEEKNNIDLSKEIDALNDKIKMMTRTLTPWQQVELARKLERPTTLEYIEAICDEFIEFAGDRAYGDDRAIIGGVASINGTPVTVIGHQRGMSTRENIKRNFGMPHPEGYRKALRLMEQAEKFKRPIVTFIDTKGAYPGKEAEERGQSEAIAKNLVKMAGFNVPIISIVIGEGGSGGAVGIGVCDHLYMLENSTYSVISPEGAASILFKDASLKEVAAKSLKLTAADLYELGVADFVIEEPEGGAHVDKPFVYKQTKEAIINGLEQLSEIDDSSRLDVRFEKYMAIGDFKVEDN is encoded by the coding sequence ATGTCTGAAACGAGAAGAGATACTGTACAAGATTTAAAAGACAGAATCGAAGAGTTAAAAGGTTATGAAGAAAAAAACAATATCGATTTATCAAAAGAAATCGATGCACTAAACGATAAAATTAAGATGATGACACGCACACTAACACCTTGGCAGCAAGTAGAGCTTGCTAGAAAGTTAGAGCGTCCAACGACGTTAGAATACATCGAAGCAATTTGCGATGAATTTATCGAGTTTGCTGGAGACCGTGCGTATGGAGATGACCGTGCAATTATCGGTGGTGTCGCAAGCATTAACGGCACACCAGTGACTGTTATCGGTCACCAACGCGGGATGTCGACAAGAGAAAACATTAAACGCAACTTCGGTATGCCACATCCTGAAGGTTACCGTAAAGCACTCAGGTTAATGGAGCAAGCAGAAAAGTTTAAACGTCCAATCGTTACATTTATCGATACGAAAGGTGCGTATCCAGGTAAAGAAGCAGAAGAACGCGGACAAAGTGAAGCGATTGCTAAAAACCTCGTAAAGATGGCTGGATTTAACGTCCCGATCATTTCTATTGTTATCGGTGAAGGTGGATCTGGAGGAGCGGTAGGAATTGGCGTATGTGATCATCTTTATATGCTAGAAAACAGTACGTATTCAGTCATTTCTCCTGAAGGTGCTGCGAGTATTTTATTTAAAGATGCATCGTTAAAAGAAGTAGCAGCAAAATCATTAAAGTTAACAGCTGCAGACCTTTACGAGTTAGGCGTTGCTGATTTTGTAATTGAAGAACCTGAAGGTGGCGCACACGTCGACAAACCGTTCGTATATAAACAAACAAAAGAAGCGATTATAAATGGTCTTGAACAATTAAGTGAAATCGACGATTCATCACGTCTTGATGTACGATTTGAAAAGTATATGGCGATCGGTGATTTTAAAGTTGAAGATAATTAA
- the accD gene encoding acetyl-CoA carboxylase, carboxyltransferase subunit beta — protein sequence MLKDLFYKLNKKVNEPTKKGTYKDSEPVMTKCPQCKSLLYTKELVSNVHVCPKCEYHFPITSDERLDALFDKNSKKLLFTNITSKNPLNFPNYVSKLENDKRRTGLNEALRVAHGEIDGHEVVIAVMDTRVRMGSMGSAVGEMLAQAFNYATDHRLPVIVFTASGGARMQEGILSLMQMAKVSVAIERHSSHGLLYVAYMTHPTTGGVSASFASVGDINLAESGALIGFAGRRVIEETIKEKLPKDFQTAEFLIEHGQLDKVVDRTEMRSVLAQILRLHS from the coding sequence ATGTTAAAAGACTTATTTTATAAACTTAACAAAAAAGTAAACGAACCGACCAAAAAAGGAACATATAAAGATTCAGAACCAGTAATGACAAAATGCCCACAATGTAAAAGCTTACTCTATACAAAAGAGTTAGTGAGTAATGTCCACGTGTGTCCAAAATGTGAGTATCATTTCCCAATCACTAGTGACGAGCGTCTCGACGCATTATTCGATAAAAATAGTAAAAAGTTATTATTCACAAATATTACATCGAAAAACCCATTAAACTTCCCGAACTACGTGTCAAAATTAGAAAACGATAAACGTCGAACGGGACTCAATGAAGCGCTTCGTGTTGCACATGGTGAAATTGACGGACACGAAGTCGTGATCGCTGTGATGGATACACGCGTCCGCATGGGTAGTATGGGAAGTGCGGTTGGTGAAATGCTCGCACAAGCATTTAACTATGCAACGGACCATCGTTTACCCGTCATCGTGTTCACAGCAAGTGGTGGAGCGAGAATGCAAGAAGGTATTTTATCGTTAATGCAGATGGCAAAAGTATCTGTAGCGATAGAGCGCCATTCTAGTCACGGACTATTATATGTCGCATATATGACGCATCCAACAACAGGTGGAGTCAGTGCGTCTTTTGCATCTGTCGGTGATATTAACTTAGCGGAAAGCGGTGCGTTAATTGGATTTGCTGGGCGCCGAGTAATTGAAGAGACGATCAAAGAGAAATTGCCGAAAGATTTCCAAACGGCAGAGTTTTTAATCGAACACGGTCAACTCGACAAAGTGGTAGACCGAACGGAAATGAGATCTGTATTAGCTCAAATATTAAGGTTGCATAGTTAG
- a CDS encoding FadR/GntR family transcriptional regulator produces the protein MNQKTRFEYILTELEKIIRETNIQPGDRLPSERYLKEELNVSRQSVREALRALEMLGVVHVKIGEGTYLADFKEHRLFDIIGRFLIKTDAQRDELMEINELFERYIDEKYDGKKTVEESDNLILSTIYTIIKKYTD, from the coding sequence ATGAACCAGAAAACTAGATTTGAATATATTTTAACTGAACTAGAAAAAATCATTCGTGAGACGAATATTCAACCTGGAGACCGACTTCCAAGTGAACGATATTTAAAAGAAGAGCTAAACGTTTCGCGTCAAAGTGTACGTGAAGCTTTAAGAGCGTTAGAAATGTTAGGTGTCGTTCACGTGAAAATTGGAGAAGGTACATATCTCGCTGATTTTAAAGAACATCGATTATTTGATATCATCGGACGATTTTTAATTAAAACGGATGCACAACGTGATGAGTTAATGGAAATCAACGAATTATTCGAACGATATATCGATGAAAAATATGACGGCAAAAAAACGGTTGAAGAATCGGATAATTTAATATTATCTACAATTTATACAATCATTAAAAAATATACAGATTAA
- a CDS encoding DNA polymerase III subunit alpha — protein sequence MINLNVHSSYEFLNSNIQIDRLINILKEDDQCSVAITDFNSMHGAYEFLQKAQTNDIKPIVGLEISIEDDFKTSDIVLYAKSLKGFYFLSKLSSRISYKKTEVIPLSFLSDITDCIAVLKNDEGLNIFEYINIPDEDKYTAHTVNSAYKKAYIRPSYYYKKSDAAVVNVLNAIKENEKIDLQYLNESDGDDFIKLQADVAKYSDYLETNKEIVDKCDVYMPKVEYTLPKFTEGSSEELLKDELKDAIKRKIGHMTDAYRDRLNKEYKTIVNMGFADYFLIVSDLVRYCKNNEIYVGPGRGSSGASLVAYLLDITDIDPIEYDLLFERFLNEERVTMPDIDIDFASVDRPKVIEYLQQKYGEMHVANILTYNNMTAKSVAREVGRIFSFNDSELKEISNIIDENNVDLEQAFNSERFNNLIETNVKYKLLKKYALKIENLPRNTSIHASGVLLGRNPLNEEIPIMFNETGVISQWPMEDCEKVGLLKIDVLSLQTLSLIRYMSTRIKTRNHDFDVNKIPLDDKKTFRLLSAGMTAGIFQLESDGITKVIERYKPNSLLDLALVLAMYRPGPMEQIDHIIDIKHSSKKVVYPHDDLKEILKDTYGVMIFQEQIMQTTRKIAGFSLQEADITRRAMAKKNRDELMREKSKFIEGAERNHYSREVSEHLFDLILKFADYGFPKSHALVYALITYRMAYIKAHFPEEFYAVMLLDHKTKEEKLANTLRELKRLKVQIKRPSIHESFYNNTSKDGLRLGFSMIKYITKDISNAIVEARKEKQFEDVYDFVSRMNQLGIRLNERQLRALILSGAFDDFNRSRKSLLQQSKKALDSIKDGVDQINLLDMVLGLTIIRPEDEDVEEMAQQELIDGEIEMLGFNISEHPIITKHNDVQYIPFSLLDHKSNKQRGIFLVSILSVRQIRTKKNDDMAYVSITDGHTEMDAVLFPKDYMINLSKLQQDILVIDGRMDEYRGKKQLIISRVYIVDDFIRNYIKDTKYVYVRNYEDTQFKKLLSSEGIPVFDMEQTKLGHMQHNNLNRLINLLGKENVRFMK from the coding sequence ATGATCAATTTAAATGTGCATAGTAGCTATGAATTTTTAAATAGTAATATTCAAATTGATCGCCTTATAAATATTTTAAAAGAAGACGACCAGTGTTCTGTTGCGATTACGGACTTCAATAGTATGCACGGTGCATATGAGTTTTTACAAAAAGCACAGACAAATGATATAAAACCTATCGTTGGACTAGAGATTAGTATAGAAGATGATTTTAAGACGAGCGATATTGTGTTGTATGCAAAAAGTTTAAAAGGTTTTTATTTTCTATCTAAACTATCTTCTAGAATTAGTTATAAAAAAACTGAAGTCATTCCATTATCATTTCTAAGCGATATTACAGACTGTATTGCGGTTCTTAAAAATGATGAAGGACTTAACATCTTTGAATATATAAACATCCCTGACGAGGATAAATATACTGCCCATACTGTTAATAGTGCGTATAAAAAAGCCTACATTCGTCCGAGCTATTACTATAAAAAAAGTGATGCTGCAGTCGTTAACGTATTAAATGCCATTAAAGAAAATGAAAAAATAGACTTACAGTATTTAAACGAATCAGACGGTGACGACTTTATTAAACTACAAGCGGATGTCGCTAAATATAGTGATTACTTAGAAACGAACAAAGAAATCGTCGATAAATGTGACGTCTATATGCCAAAAGTCGAATATACACTACCGAAGTTTACGGAAGGTTCAAGTGAAGAGTTATTAAAAGATGAATTAAAAGATGCGATAAAACGTAAAATTGGTCATATGACAGACGCCTACCGTGACCGATTAAATAAAGAATATAAAACAATCGTCAACATGGGATTCGCAGATTATTTTTTAATCGTTTCAGATCTCGTCAGATATTGTAAAAATAATGAAATTTATGTCGGTCCAGGTCGTGGATCATCTGGGGCGAGTTTAGTCGCGTATTTACTCGATATTACTGACATTGATCCGATTGAGTACGATTTACTATTTGAACGATTTTTAAACGAAGAGCGTGTCACGATGCCAGATATCGATATCGACTTTGCATCTGTCGATCGTCCGAAAGTAATCGAGTATTTACAGCAAAAATACGGCGAAATGCACGTTGCGAACATTTTAACTTATAACAATATGACAGCTAAAAGTGTTGCGCGTGAAGTGGGGCGTATATTTAGCTTTAATGACAGTGAACTAAAAGAAATATCAAACATTATCGATGAAAATAATGTTGACCTGGAACAAGCGTTTAACTCTGAAAGGTTTAACAACTTAATTGAAACAAATGTTAAATATAAGCTGTTAAAAAAATACGCATTAAAAATAGAAAACTTACCACGAAACACTTCAATTCATGCAAGTGGGGTACTGCTTGGTAGAAATCCTTTAAACGAAGAAATACCAATCATGTTTAATGAAACAGGTGTCATAAGTCAGTGGCCGATGGAAGACTGTGAAAAGGTCGGGCTTTTAAAAATCGACGTCTTAAGTTTACAGACGCTATCGTTAATTCGCTATATGAGTACCCGTATCAAAACACGTAATCACGATTTTGACGTAAATAAAATACCTTTAGACGATAAAAAAACATTTCGACTATTATCTGCTGGAATGACGGCTGGTATATTCCAATTAGAATCTGATGGAATTACGAAAGTAATCGAGCGATACAAACCAAATAGTTTACTCGATCTTGCGCTCGTTCTTGCGATGTACAGACCAGGTCCGATGGAACAAATCGACCATATCATCGACATTAAACATTCTTCAAAAAAGGTCGTTTATCCGCATGATGATTTAAAAGAAATTTTAAAAGATACGTACGGAGTCATGATATTTCAGGAGCAAATTATGCAGACGACTCGAAAAATTGCAGGGTTTAGTTTGCAAGAAGCGGATATTACACGACGCGCGATGGCGAAAAAGAACCGCGACGAGTTAATGCGTGAAAAAAGTAAGTTCATTGAAGGCGCTGAGAGGAATCACTATAGCCGTGAAGTGAGTGAACACTTATTTGATTTAATTTTAAAATTCGCAGATTACGGTTTTCCAAAAAGTCACGCGCTCGTCTATGCGTTAATTACGTACAGAATGGCGTATATAAAAGCACATTTCCCGGAAGAGTTTTATGCGGTCATGCTGCTTGACCATAAGACGAAAGAAGAAAAACTTGCAAATACGTTACGTGAGTTAAAACGATTAAAGGTTCAAATAAAACGACCAAGTATTCATGAGTCGTTTTATAACAATACGAGCAAAGACGGATTACGTCTCGGATTTTCGATGATTAAATATATAACGAAAGATATCTCAAATGCAATTGTTGAAGCAAGAAAAGAGAAACAGTTTGAAGACGTGTACGATTTTGTATCACGCATGAATCAGTTAGGTATAAGATTAAACGAAAGACAACTTCGCGCTTTAATTCTTTCAGGTGCGTTCGATGACTTTAATCGCTCGAGAAAGTCGTTATTACAACAATCTAAAAAAGCATTAGATTCCATTAAGGATGGCGTAGACCAAATTAATTTACTCGACATGGTGCTCGGTTTAACAATAATTCGCCCTGAGGATGAAGACGTCGAAGAAATGGCCCAACAAGAACTCATCGATGGAGAAATCGAAATGCTTGGATTTAATATTTCAGAGCATCCAATCATTACAAAACATAATGATGTTCAATATATTCCGTTTTCATTACTCGATCATAAGTCTAATAAACAACGAGGTATTTTTCTCGTTTCTATACTTAGTGTGAGACAAATAAGAACGAAGAAAAATGACGACATGGCTTACGTATCAATCACAGACGGGCATACTGAAATGGATGCGGTACTTTTCCCGAAAGACTATATGATCAACTTATCAAAACTTCAACAAGATATACTCGTAATCGACGGTCGGATGGATGAGTACAGAGGTAAAAAACAATTAATCATCTCTAGGGTTTATATAGTGGATGATTTTATAAGAAATTATATTAAAGATACGAAGTATGTCTATGTAAGAAATTACGAAGATACGCAGTTTAAAAAGCTGTTATCATCGGAAGGAATTCCAGTTTTTGATATGGAACAAACGAAACTTGGACACATGCAACATAACAATTTAAATCGACTTATTAATCTGTTAGGAAAAGAAAATGTACGTTTTATGAAATGA
- a CDS encoding DHH family phosphoesterase encodes MFNKFLNQLSSLNQYKNEAFQKIESANSIVILRHIRPDPDALGSQLALKKFLLNKFPEKKVRALGSTEENLEFMGELDDGEITNEDLVIILDTANVERIDYDGDYRNGQYVIKIDHHPNVEPYGDVNIVETSVSSTCELLYMFLSLFDSDAINEDVKSLAYLGIVGDTGRFLYNSHETTYDVMSDISKGGLDTNSLLLELYKKSLEDFKFTGFLISNFNLTDRGVLSVFVSIEDREKYGVDEANAALQVNVFREVEEVKVWFMALETENDIRVRLRSKDVPINDVAQHFGGGGHKHASGVRFRRREDLQLLIEKLEEKL; translated from the coding sequence ATGTTTAACAAATTTTTAAACCAATTATCATCACTAAATCAATATAAAAATGAAGCGTTTCAAAAAATTGAATCCGCAAATTCGATTGTGATTTTACGACATATTCGTCCGGATCCAGATGCTTTAGGATCTCAACTCGCTTTAAAAAAGTTTTTACTCAATAAGTTTCCAGAGAAAAAAGTACGCGCTCTCGGAAGTACTGAAGAGAACTTAGAATTTATGGGTGAACTTGACGATGGCGAAATTACTAACGAAGATCTCGTTATTATTTTAGACACGGCTAACGTCGAAAGAATCGACTACGACGGAGATTATAGAAATGGTCAGTACGTTATTAAAATCGACCACCATCCAAATGTCGAGCCATACGGAGATGTTAATATCGTAGAAACATCTGTGTCTTCAACGTGTGAACTGTTATATATGTTTTTATCGTTATTTGATAGTGACGCTATTAATGAGGACGTTAAGTCACTCGCGTATTTAGGAATTGTCGGAGACACTGGTCGATTTTTATATAATTCACATGAAACGACTTATGACGTCATGAGTGACATTTCTAAAGGGGGTTTAGACACGAATAGTCTATTACTAGAACTGTACAAAAAATCGTTAGAAGACTTTAAATTTACTGGGTTTTTAATCAGCAACTTTAACTTAACAGATAGAGGTGTACTCAGTGTCTTTGTGTCGATTGAAGACCGTGAAAAGTACGGGGTAGATGAGGCGAATGCTGCGTTACAAGTGAATGTGTTTAGAGAAGTTGAAGAAGTTAAAGTTTGGTTTATGGCACTTGAAACAGAAAATGATATCCGTGTACGTCTACGTTCTAAAGATGTGCCGATTAATGACGTTGCGCAACATTTTGGTGGTGGCGGACACAAACACGCAAGTGGCGTTCGTTTCAGAAGAAGAGAAGATTTACAGCTGTTAATTGAAAAGTTAGAAGAAAAATTATAA
- a CDS encoding YtpI family protein — protein sequence MSTGFQLLITTLVTALIVSFLMFFIYKVRQIRTKRDVRKAYYNAMARLWFGVFLIIFGTNSIVQFNTVVTYIIGGIFIALGIINVTHFNKARKYFKSNLPIEDEAYDKLNKQ from the coding sequence ATGAGCACTGGTTTTCAATTGTTAATTACTACATTAGTCACAGCGCTAATCGTAAGTTTCTTAATGTTCTTCATCTACAAAGTACGTCAAATTCGTACGAAACGTGACGTGAGAAAAGCTTACTATAACGCGATGGCTAGATTATGGTTTGGCGTGTTTTTAATCATCTTCGGTACAAACTCAATCGTTCAGTTTAATACGGTTGTGACATATATAATCGGTGGTATTTTTATCGCTTTAGGAATTATTAACGTGACACACTTTAACAAAGCACGTAAATACTTTAAATCAAACTTACCGATTGAAGATGAAGCATACGACAAACTCAATAAACAATAA
- a CDS encoding phosphoribosylaminoimidazolesuccinocarboxamide synthase, producing MERIYTGKTKDVFKDTNGDIVLYFKDDMTGKDGVFDPGENQVGLTVEGSGRAGLEMTSHFFNILKDKNIPTHYISSDLDKKEMRVNEIENFGDGLEVICRYVAVGSYYRRYGKYIENGTVLKSPVVEFTLKDDERQDPVASKETLDILGLLTNEEYDEIESLTIQICDIIKYELLKKGLELYDIKLEFGRDKETGDILLIDEISGGNMRVYKGDENIHPLDIGKILFN from the coding sequence ATGGAACGTATTTATACTGGTAAAACGAAAGATGTATTTAAAGATACGAACGGAGATATCGTCCTCTATTTTAAAGATGATATGACAGGTAAAGACGGAGTGTTTGATCCAGGTGAAAACCAAGTTGGTCTGACTGTAGAAGGTTCAGGTCGTGCTGGATTAGAAATGACATCTCACTTCTTTAACATTTTAAAAGATAAAAATATCCCAACACACTACATTTCAAGCGACTTAGATAAAAAAGAAATGCGCGTAAATGAAATCGAAAACTTCGGAGATGGATTAGAAGTCATCTGCCGATACGTTGCGGTTGGTAGTTACTACAGACGCTATGGTAAATACATTGAAAACGGCACAGTATTAAAATCACCTGTCGTAGAATTTACGTTAAAAGACGATGAACGACAAGATCCAGTCGCATCAAAAGAAACGCTCGATATATTAGGACTCCTCACAAACGAAGAGTACGACGAAATCGAATCACTCACGATCCAAATTTGTGACATCATTAAATACGAGCTACTCAAAAAAGGCTTAGAACTCTACGACATTAAACTCGAATTCGGTAGAGATAAAGAAACAGGCGACATCTTATTAATCGACGAAATCTCTGGTGGAAACATGCGCGTTTATAAAGGCGACGAAAATATCCACCCACTTGATATCGGTAAGATTTTATTTAACTAA
- a CDS encoding metal-dependent hydrolase, with the protein MTKVTYHGHSVVQFEHDGVKGIFDPFITGNELTDLKVEDVKVDYILLTHAHNDHVGDTVEIAKNNDATVIAPVELAGYLETQGLNTVGMNIGGEKSFDSIKVKFVQAFHSSSFTDDDGNVHYGGMPTGIILTLGDKKIYHVGDTAIFSDLKLINTLNGEIDVAFVPIGDHFTMGINDAIHATDELIQPRVVVPVHYNTFPPIEQDPEKFKQALKTECQILKPGEAVTFK; encoded by the coding sequence ATGACAAAAGTAACGTATCACGGACATTCAGTCGTTCAGTTTGAACACGATGGTGTAAAAGGGATTTTCGATCCTTTCATCACTGGAAATGAATTAACAGATTTAAAAGTTGAAGACGTAAAGGTAGATTATATTTTACTCACTCATGCACATAATGACCACGTTGGAGACACGGTTGAAATTGCTAAAAACAACGATGCAACAGTTATTGCGCCAGTTGAATTAGCGGGATATTTAGAAACTCAAGGATTAAACACGGTAGGTATGAACATCGGAGGAGAGAAGTCTTTTGATAGTATCAAAGTAAAATTCGTGCAAGCATTCCATTCATCAAGCTTTACAGACGATGACGGAAACGTTCATTACGGCGGAATGCCTACAGGAATCATTTTAACTCTTGGCGATAAAAAGATATATCATGTAGGGGATACAGCAATCTTTAGTGATTTAAAACTCATCAATACATTAAATGGTGAGATTGATGTTGCATTCGTACCAATCGGTGACCACTTTACAATGGGAATTAACGACGCGATTCACGCAACAGACGAATTAATTCAGCCACGTGTTGTAGTGCCTGTACATTACAATACATTCCCACCAATTGAACAAGATCCGGAAAAATTTAAACAAGCGCTCAAAACAGAGTGCCAGATTTTAAAGCCAGGTGAAGCGGTGACGTTTAAATAA
- the ald gene encoding alanine dehydrogenase — MIIGVPKEIKNNENRVGLTPDAAYAFVQAGHEVRIESDAGVGSFFTNEEYVEKGATIVSSAKEAWDVDMVVKVKEPLKEEFDFFKEDQIIFTYFHLAPEVDLTKALIDKKVTAIAYETIVDRFGGLPLLQPMSEVAGRMATQVAVENLSAIKGGRGILLAGVPGVDRGKVTIIGGGNAGTNAAKIAVGLGARVTILDLNPHRLRELDELFGDSVQTLMSTPMNIKKEVESSDVVIGSVLIPGAKAPVLVTEEMIKNMGDGSVVVDIAIDQGGNFETSDRITTHDDPTYVKHGVIHYTVANMPGAVPRTSTIALTNATLQYGLQIANLGAEEAAKRNAGLKEGFNVYKGHVTYKAVAEAQDLEYVEIDSLI; from the coding sequence ATGATTATTGGTGTACCTAAGGAAATTAAAAACAACGAAAACCGTGTTGGGCTTACGCCGGATGCAGCATATGCATTTGTCCAAGCAGGACACGAAGTGCGTATTGAATCTGATGCTGGTGTTGGTTCTTTCTTCACTAATGAAGAGTATGTAGAAAAAGGAGCAACAATTGTTTCATCAGCAAAAGAAGCATGGGACGTTGATATGGTCGTTAAAGTTAAAGAACCACTTAAAGAAGAGTTCGATTTCTTTAAAGAAGACCAAATTATCTTTACGTACTTCCACTTAGCACCAGAGGTCGACTTAACGAAGGCGTTAATTGATAAAAAGGTTACAGCGATTGCTTATGAAACAATCGTCGACAGATTTGGTGGATTACCACTATTACAACCGATGAGTGAAGTTGCTGGACGTATGGCAACTCAAGTGGCGGTAGAAAATTTATCAGCAATTAAAGGTGGACGTGGTATTTTACTTGCAGGTGTACCTGGAGTAGACCGTGGTAAAGTTACGATTATCGGTGGAGGTAACGCAGGTACAAACGCAGCGAAAATTGCGGTTGGACTCGGTGCGAGAGTTACAATTTTAGATTTAAACCCACATCGTTTAAGAGAGTTAGATGAGTTATTTGGTGATTCAGTGCAGACGTTAATGTCTACACCGATGAACATTAAAAAAGAAGTTGAGTCGAGTGACGTCGTCATTGGTTCAGTGTTAATTCCAGGTGCAAAAGCTCCTGTATTAGTGACTGAAGAAATGATTAAAAACATGGGTGACGGTTCAGTCGTTGTTGACATCGCAATCGACCAAGGCGGTAACTTTGAAACATCTGACCGCATTACAACTCACGACGACCCAACGTACGTGAAACACGGTGTAATTCACTACACAGTTGCGAACATGCCAGGTGCAGTACCTAGAACGTCAACAATCGCATTAACAAACGCTACGTTACAATACGGTCTTCAAATCGCAAACTTAGGTGCTGAAGAAGCGGCAAAACGTAACGCAGGACTTAAAGAAGGCTTCAACGTGTATAAAGGTCACGTGACTTATAAAGCTGTTGCAGAAGCACAAGATTTAGAATACGTTGAAATTGATTCATTAATCTAA
- a CDS encoding universal stress protein, with product MLDYKNILIAVDGSHEAEWAFEKAVNLAKKTDARLIVANVIDTRSYASVEAYDRTISARAKNFADKLLQGYKEKALADGVLDVVTLVEYGSPKSVIPKKIVKDTNADLVVVGSTGLNAVERFIIGSVSEAIVRHAPCDVLVVRTETLPEDFEPTVATDELVQNEVN from the coding sequence ATGTTAGATTACAAAAACATTTTAATCGCAGTCGATGGATCACACGAAGCAGAGTGGGCATTTGAAAAAGCTGTTAACTTAGCTAAGAAAACGGACGCACGTTTAATCGTCGCAAATGTTATTGATACGAGAAGTTACGCATCAGTTGAAGCGTATGATCGTACGATTTCAGCACGTGCTAAAAACTTTGCAGATAAGCTTTTACAAGGCTATAAAGAAAAAGCACTGGCTGACGGTGTATTAGATGTCGTTACACTCGTAGAATACGGTTCACCGAAATCAGTGATTCCTAAAAAAATTGTTAAAGACACAAATGCAGACTTAGTTGTCGTTGGTTCTACAGGTTTAAACGCAGTTGAACGATTCATTATTGGATCGGTCTCTGAAGCTATTGTACGTCATGCACCATGTGATGTATTAGTTGTAAGAACTGAAACTTTACCTGAAGATTTTGAACCGACAGTCGCAACAGATGAGCTCGTTCAAAATGAAGTAAATTAA